TAACAGGTAGTATTGGCTGGACATCATGAGTGGCTGTCGAGTATTCATCGGGAGGCTAAATCCAGCAGCCAGAGAGAAAGACGTGGAACGATTCTTCAAGGGGTATGGACGAATAAGAGATATTGATCTGAAAAGAGGCTTTGGTTTTGTGGTAAGTATTAAGAACTAGTTGAATTGCCATCATTGTGTAGGTAGAAATTTCTGATAATTAGTATTTTTTATCTTAGCATGAGTAGAATATTTGTCTTTAGACAACATTAGGTTATCTTGAAGCACTGAACTTGTAAGAACCTTACTGCTTGTTGGAGGGAACTGACCCTCAGACCCTCCTggatttgatttatttatttgataacggtcattaagatttattttaacattctgtCAAGTTTTAGTGCGCTTAAGTTACAGAATATACTTCTAAAACCTTGTTGAGTCCCTGAATTTTTTCATGCTTATGTGTTAGGAATTTGAGGATCCAAGGGATGCAGATGATGCTGTTTATGAACTTGATGGAAAAGAACTCTGCAGTGAAAGGTGAGAACCTATAAAACTATTTAGTATTGTAAACTGGTTAGCACTGGAAATAGTGCACAGTAGGTTACTGgtattagttttttaaataaaacatctttTATGAAGCTCAAGTGtataatgaagattttttttcttttctttctgtaggGTAACTATTGAACATGCTAGGGCTCGATCTCGAGGTGGAAGAGGTAGAGGACGCTACTCTGATCGTTTTAGTAGTCGCAGACCTCGAAATGATAGACGGTATGTGATAGCTGCTTTGAACAGTCATTACTGCAGGGTCGGTATTTTAAGTTCAAGAATGGTTAGCAATAAATAATGGTTCTGGGATTTACCATATAATCAGTTCATTCTTCCTGTTAACCCCACTGTTCTTGATGAGTCTGTGTTATATAGAATAATGGGAAAACTATCGATGGAAGACATGAGTGTCACGTCTACTTGCTTGAACTTCTATCCATATTGAGCATAAGTGGTCACAACTGCATTTCTGTGTTGTGAGAACTCATTTTCTTCCACAGAAATGCTCCACCTGTAAGAACAGAAAATCGACTTATAGTTGAGAATTTATCTTCAAGAGTCAGCTGGCAGGTTTGTTGAAATACAGTTTTGAGTTGTTTtaatgtggctttttaaaagttaatgggTAGTTAATATCTTAATGGTATGCTTTGTTAAAAgtagttttttctttaattaaattatGGATTTATTAATTgagctgtaattttaaaaattttaattaaatgtaattgggggatatttaattttttttaatactagtgatcaaatgtaaatgttttgaggatatttttttcttgtttttaaaaatcaattttaaccAAATATTAAACCCTTTATTTGCCAGCCTATCTGTGTCGTTGGCCTTATGACGAGGAGTGCCTGTGGGTTATCCTAATCGTTGTCTTGGTCACTCTTGGTTGGGCCTGGTTGACTTTGGCAGTCAGCTCCTACAGTGATCAGTTGGCCACCTCTAGATCTGTGTTTGCCGGTCTAGACGTAATCGGTGCACTCACTTGAAGTGCCGGGTTGCAGCGATCCCAGAGCCTTGATAACGTGATCTGATCCCTAAGTTGAGACCTGTCTTCCTGTAACGCTTCCGAATAAGAGGTCCTGGTCGAAAAGAGTTGAAAGATACGAAATTAGGTGGTCGTTGGAATCCTGATCGCAGTAAAGTGGTCCTTGGTAACTGCACAAGAGTAGAACATGTCTGCATCCGCCTGTAGTCTGCTAATAGGGAGGGCAGTGCGATTAAAGGCTTCCATCGATTGGGTAGTGTCCTTCAAGTGGGTGGCGAAGAGCCAGTCGGGCATATGTCATGAAGGTTTCTCCGACCGATTAATGGTTTGCTGCTTGACTAGCCTAGGGAAATGTTAATAAAGGTAAAGTAAACTTTTTTAATGACATATGGGGCACAAAATAACTGGTGtcttgtaaatgttttttttttaatataaaacttctgctttagtcttcataaaaatgtactgttttttttgttttgtttcgtttttgttctttttttcttttgtattgaaCTCAGTATAGACTAATAACTACTTTAATGTTAAAATCTGAATTTCCTCTAGCATTTTGCTTAAAAGCAATATGCTGTTTTCTTATTTCGTGCCCTGGCATAGATAATTTTGACTTTTGATAGAATACAAGTGTGGTAAATGCCATGTTTGTACTTTATCTAACATCTTCTCTTTCAGTAGTCTTGTTTTTTTATATACCATGTGGTTGTTTGTGTGtcactttttcatttctctgcttaaCATAATTGTCTTGTGTTAAGGATCTCAAAGATTTTATGAGACAAGCTGGGGAAGTAACCTTTGCGGATGCACATCGACCTAAATTAAATGAAGGGTGAGTATATACTGGAGGTTATGTATGCTACTTAAAGTATTCTCAGCATTTTACTTGGAGCATTTTTGAGGATTTTAAATTTGATATGGTCAGGGGGTGCagtggtagttcagtggtagagttctcgcttgccatgtgggagacctaggttcgattcccggtccatgtacttagcaaaaacaaacaagcaaaccaatcaaacaaaaattcaataaatggagctgcaataatgggatactcacttggaaagaaaatgaaatatgatCCTTGGCATAAagcatacaatttaaaaagtttttgttatTCTCAATTTAATGGTTCTTAACTAGGGATGATTTTGTTCCTGAGGGTGTGTTTGGTGATGTGTAGAGGCACTTTCAGTTGCAAAAACTGGTAGGAAGTAGTGATACTACTATTTACTAGGTAGAGACCAGGAATGCTGCGTTCTCCATTTCCCAGGACTGTACCTCTCAAAGAATTACCTGGCCCAAAGTATCAGTAGAACTGAATTTTGAGACCCCTGTTCTGCTACTTAGTGCTATGTTAATCTACTAAGAAGTAGACCCACTggtgaaaaacacagaaaacataaTCTGGACATCTCAATGCA
This genomic stretch from Tamandua tetradactyla isolate mTamTet1 chromosome 12, mTamTet1.pri, whole genome shotgun sequence harbors:
- the SRSF5 gene encoding serine/arginine-rich splicing factor 5 isoform X1 codes for the protein MSGCRVFIGRLNPAAREKDVERFFKGYGRIRDIDLKRGFGFVEFEDPRDADDAVYELDGKELCSERVTIEHARARSRGGRGRGRYSDRFSSRRPRNDRRNAPPVRTENRLIVENLSSRVSWQDLKDFMRQAGEVTFADAHRPKLNEGVVEFASYGDLKNAIEKLSGKEINGRKIKLIEGSKRHSRSRSRSRSRSRSSSRSRSRSRSRSRKSYSRSRSRSRSRSKSRSVSRSPVPEKSQKRGSSSRSKSPASDRQRSRSRSRSRSVDSGN
- the SRSF5 gene encoding serine/arginine-rich splicing factor 5 isoform X2, with translation MSGCRVFIGRLNPAAREKDVERFFKGYGRIRDIDLKRGFGFVEFEDPRDADDAVYELDGKELCSERVTIEHARARSRGGRGRGRYSDRFSSRRPRNDRRNAPPVRTENRLIVENLSSRVSWQDLKDFMRQAGEVTFADAHRPKLNEGVVEFASYGDLKNAIEKLSGKEINGRKIKLIEGSKRHRSRSRSRSRSRSSSRSRSRSRSRSRKSYSRSRSRSRSRSKSRSVSRSPVPEKSQKRGSSSRSKSPASDRQRSRSRSRSRSVDSGN